agcttcCACAGTTGTTGAAGAAATACCTTCAACTGGAAGGTTATTacaatcattaataaataagaAGTGAAAAATGTCTTAAACGAAAAGAAGTCTTGCATGTAGCTAGTCcaaattatttggactagcatGTAGCTAGGCTATTCTTGGTTTCGCTAAATTCCAATAATGCCCATGGGTATTTGTCCTGAGGACAGCAAAATATCTTTCATAAGATATTTATCATGAATTCATAATATATCATATTGtgttttcatatacatgtattccaCATGCGGTCTTACCAATGCAATGTATAGTCTTAAACACTAAAGCTTAAAGTCTGCTTAATCAGTCCAAGTATACTATTGgctatatttattttacttgaaatgtgttattaatgtcattttgaaaaataattccaagaTCCTTTATTTGTTCATCTTTAGTGATATCAATATTGTtcattgtataaatattttgagaaCTATTTCTTCCATCATGTCCATAGTCATTAATAGTGGATTTGCTAATTACATTTGCTCAGATTAAATTGCTTGTATAtattccagaccatatgagtatttaaACAGTACACGTACAGTCTGGACTGTGTACGTGTAGGGTCCATCTAAATACAATTCAAGtaacgaaatatttttttacattttcatgtttgcagttcatgcatgttcctttgcatttgcattttGTGGTAAAGTTGCTAAATATTCCAAAACCACATGATATTTCCTTCcgatatcttcaatttcagtggttataattcaattaatgtattactgATAGACATGCTAGATACAAGAGATTAACAGATTTAATTTgcgtgaatttaaaaaaaagttaaaatattaagtttttgtttcaattacaattgaacttttttatattaatttgatagttaagttatgttgatctgctatatgcatttctatctaaTTAACCTGAccatcttttttaatattagtcaGACCATAcgcatattttgaaaaagtacgccTACGGTCCAGACCGTAGGCGTACGGTCCAAAAAGTAGTTAATACTCATACagtctggaacatatatatagatgatatatatatattatataaaaaagaagatatggtatgattgccaatgagacaactatccacaaaagaccaatatgacacaaacattaacaaatataggtcactgtacagccttcaacaatgagcaaagcccataccgcatagtcagctataaaaggccccgataagctTTAAATTACTGATAGTCtaggttcattgactttgacaTTGTTCGTTTGTTAATGGTTTAAATGTCAGCAAAGTTTATAATGGTCAtgatggtatatatatatacgtatatatatagtactgtaaaccaactgaTTTTTCGAGCGATTTTTACAGCGTAACTTTCCAAGCAGAAAATATAAAGCGAATATAAATCACagcaaatatgtaaaactttgatttttttccttcattgaGACACTTTtacaatattgaaatgtaaaatggCCATGAAATAGATTACGAATAACTAAAGCGAAATAAAGTGTCTaggaaaataagttggtttacagtattagACTTAATTAGCCAAATTATGGACACTCTACAACCAatcaattattcttttattaaaaaatattttattttttgccttTTGTGTGATAAACTAGAATTAGTTATATTTTTCAGGTAAAACAAACTATATAAATTATGGCGGGACATGCCATGCCAGCTATATGTGGTCCTTGCTTAGAAGGAGGTAATAAGAATCCATCTGTGAAATGGTGTACTATTTGTGAAGAACAGTTGTGTCCAGGGTGTGTCCAACATCATCAATCTTTAAAACTCACAAGAAATCATTATTTAACAGAAATAAGAAATGATGCTTCTTCTTCATATGCTACAGAAAACAAGGGAACAATCCTAAACACACCTGAAACATGCATAAATCACCCATCAGTTGAAATACAGTTTTATTGCAAGAAACATGATATTATGTTATGTGATGCTTGCCTTGGTTTACATCCGTCATGTAATAGTGATATAGTTCCTATCGACCTTGCTTCCAATGGGACAAAAAACTCACAAAATTTCCACAGTATTcaaacagaaattacaaatattttacaaagtttCAGTGCTATTCTTGCAAATAAGCAGACAGTTGAACAGATATTTTCTAACGAGGTTTCTTcagcaaaaaagaaaattgatgaaataaGACTAGAACTGGTTAGATACCTTGAGGAAATGATTGATAAAACATTATTGAAGGATGTTGAAAGTCAAGAAAAAAAAGTTCTCGATCAATTGATGAAAGACAAAACAGTTGCAGAAGATGGACGAAAAGAAGCTGCTTGGTTCTTAGACGAAATGTCTTCCATACTGAGTATTGGATCAGATAAACAAGCATTTATGTTACTGCAAAGATTGAAAGCTTTCAAGAACGTAAGGGACCTACAAGTGAAAGAAATGTCTTACAACATGCAGGCATATTCGTTGAAAATGGAACTCACTGATCCAGTTGAATTGTGTTCTAAAATGGAATTACTATTTGGAAAAGTAAATATGGAGTCAACACCATACAATGTGAACATGGTGCAAGGGATGAAAATATCAGCTATTTGTGCAACACCTGGCGAGTCAATTAAGACTGAAAAATTTGTATCCAGTGTATCAATAATGGACGCTGGTCATCTTCTTGTTGTTGAGTTGAACCTTTTTTCATCCTCAAAggtgtttttatttaatgatgCTAGAGGTCATATAAGTGATATTAAAATTCCAGGCTCACCAACAGATAGCACTGCAGTTCCTGGTGGAAACAAAGCTGTTGTATTAGTGGACAATAAAAAACTTCTATTCCTGGAAAAAGACGGTACCGGTACACTTCATTGCAAAAATATCATGAAGATGGCAAAAGGTTGTAACCTTATAACTGCCTCATGGAGTAAATTATATATGGCTTATAAAAGTGAAATTATTGTAATGGATATCAATGGTCATGCTGTCCAGTATTTGAAGACCCTTCAAATGTCCGGTGGTCAGATTCAAGCTTTAAGTGTTGGTAGGGATGATGAAGTGTATTATGCAATTGCGGattgtttatattgtatgaAGGATTATGGTGAGGAAGTTTTTCTATACCAAACTCAAGATTTGAAAGATGTCTCTGGAATTGTTCTTGACACAGAAggaaatgtttacatttgtgGTAAGAAATCAAACAATATTCATGTCTTGAAACAAAAGGATAGTTCTGCACAGGTTTTGTTGAGGGAAGGAGATGTTCTACAGAAACCCAGTGGTATTTGCTTTGACAAGTTCAGAAACAAGTTATTTGTATATTACACATCCTATGATCCTATTCAAGTTTACAATGTtacaatgtcatgaatgtagATGATACATCATGAAAACATAGCATGATGGAAAACCATAGGCAAGCAACAATTAACTTGAAGGGAGGGCCGGGTTATGCCAGTTTCTTGTCTGagtcagataaaaaaaaagttttttgatgctatcaatcaaattatttttttcaatatttgacacTTTCATGACTTTAGGTTATGAGGAAAAactggattcagaatatttttttggcatctGCTTGACTACAGGCCtctacattatcattttttctcacttgtcccttcggaCAAGTTGaaagaaaatcaacttgtccGAACTCATAACTCACTTGTCCgaatttgtaattgaaaattcaccatattgattatacatgttatatgcaaTAATAACACTTGCCCTTTGATTGTACCTAATAAAGATCAATAAAGGGagcattttgttatgttatatgATTACTacatcaaaattcattttattatttcagactGAAGGCTTATTTGCAAGACTGAGCTCTCTAACACATTGTCACTATCATGTGTCATTCATTAAAGCATATCTCTTCCCATACCACTGGGTTCTCCTATTCATGGACCTATATTCATTCTGAAGTAGTGGTATGGTTCAAATATACCTGGCACCTTGTTTGCAAATAaacctttttaatttattgatggtgccaaacaagattttacaatttgtcttgatttttacatacattgATATATGATCACAAAGTACAGAAAACATTTTAGTAAACAATCTGCCTTTTTagattttatctaatttttccatcttaacttattattttaacatatagaTCTTATTGAATAatacctttttagctcacctggcccgaagggccaagtgagcttttcccatcactttgcgtccggcgtccgtcgtcgtccgtcgtccgtcgtccgtcgtcgttgttaacttttacaaaaatcttctcctctgaaactactggcccAAATtgaatcaaacttggccacaataatcattggggtatctagtttaaaaaatgtgtggcgtgacccggtcaaccaaccaagatggccgccatggctaaaaatagaacataggggtaaaatgcagtttttggcttataactcaaaaaccaaagcatttagaggaaatctgacatggggtaaaaatgtttatcaggtcaagatctatctgccctgaaattttcagatgaatcgatcaacccgttgttgggttgctgcccctgaattggtaattttgtggaaattttgctgtttttggttattatcttgaatattattatagatagagataaactgtaaacagcaataatgtttagcaaagtaagatttacaaataagtcaacatgaccgaaatggtcagttgacccctttaggagttattgccctttatagtcaatttttaaccatttttcgtaaatcttagttatcttttacaaaaatcttcttactgggccaaattaatccaaacttggccacaatcatctttggggtatctagttttaaaaatgtgtccggtgacccgaccatcaaatcaagatggccgccacagctaaaatagaacataggggtaaaaggcagtttttggcttatacctcaaaaaccaaagcatttagagcaaatctgacaggtggtaaaattgtttatgagatcaagatctatctgccctgtaattttcagatgaatctgacaacccattgttgggttgctgcccctgaattggtaattttaaggaaattttgctgttttggttattatcttgaatattattatagatagagataaactgtaaacagcaattatgttcagcaaagtaagatttacaaataagtcaacatgaccgaaatggtcaattgaccccctaaggagttattgtcctttatagtcaatttttaacaattttcataaaatttgtaaatttttattaacattttcaactgaaattactgggccaatttcattatagatagagataaatgtaagcagcaagactgtttagtaaagtaagatttacaaacacatcaccatcaccaaaacacaattttgtcatgaatccatctgcttcctttgtttgatattcacatagaccaaggtgagcgacacaggctctttggagcctctagggagcctctagttttaatttaatgttatgcctaaaagcaaaatcaaatgatacaaactttaatttaaattttttaagttaagGTAAAACTCCATATAATGCATATGGAGGTGCTCCTAATTCAAGAGGCTTCTACTAAGAAGAAACATTTACATTTGGTTTCCTTCCCCTTACTTATTTTGCCCTTTGCAATGGCTACCAGCATGTTCAAAAACGTTCAATCAGAGACATAATATACAAGTTTATATGTCTCTGGGTCaatcaatgaatatttatttcattttgtatgatcAATAAAACAATCGTTCATATTTTTAAG
This is a stretch of genomic DNA from Mytilus trossulus isolate FHL-02 chromosome 6, PNRI_Mtr1.1.1.hap1, whole genome shotgun sequence. It encodes these proteins:
- the LOC134722781 gene encoding uncharacterized protein LOC134722781, producing the protein MAGHAMPAICGPCLEGGNKNPSVKWCTICEEQLCPGCVQHHQSLKLTRNHYLTEIRNDASSSYATENKGTILNTPETCINHPSVEIQFYCKKHDIMLCDACLGLHPSCNSDIVPIDLASNGTKNSQNFHSIQTEITNILQSFSAILANKQTVEQIFSNEVSSAKKKIDEIRLELVRYLEEMIDKTLLKDVESQEKKVLDQLMKDKTVAEDGRKEAAWFLDEMSSILSIGSDKQAFMLLQRLKAFKNVRDLQVKEMSYNMQAYSLKMELTDPVELCSKMELLFGKVNMESTPYNVNMVQGMKISAICATPGESIKTEKFVSSVSIMDAGHLLVVELNLFSSSKVFLFNDARGHISDIKIPGSPTDSTAVPGGNKAVVLVDNKKLLFLEKDGTGTLHCKNIMKMAKGCNLITASWSKLYMAYKSEIIVMDINGHAVQYLKTLQMSGGQIQALSVGRDDEVYYAIADCLYCMKDYGEEVFLYQTQDLKDVSGIVLDTEGNVYICGKKSNNIHVLKQKDSSAQVLLREGDVLQKPSGICFDKFRNKLFVYYTSYDPIQVYNVTMS